The genome window AACCGACAAGGCGAAGGGGAAGCTCTTCTCCAAGCTCGGTCGCGAAATCGCCGTGGCGGCGCGGGAGGGCGGCGGAGATCCGGACTTCAATCCGCGCCTCCGGACCGCGATCGACAACGCCAAGAGCCAGCGGATGCCCGCCGACAACATCGATCGCGCGGTGCGGCGCGGGACCGGCGACCTGCCGGGCGCGAGCTTCGAAGAGGTCACGCACGAGGGCTACGCGCCGGGCGGCGCGGCGCTCTACCTCGAGTGCCTGACGGACAACCCCCGGCGCACGCTGGCCGAACTCCGGCATCTGCTCGACAAGCGGGGCGGCAACCTGGGCCAGAGCGGCTCCGTCGCGTGGATGTTCGAGCGCAAGGGCCAGATCCTCGTGCCGGCCGACGAGTGGGGCGAGGACGCGGCGCTCGACGCGGCGCTCGAGGCGGGGGCGGAGAACTTCGAGTCCGAGGACGGGATGTACGTCGTGACGACGACGGCGCCGGACTTCCACGACGTGCTGGGTGCGCTGCGCGACGCCGGTGTTCCCGTGGAGGAGGCGGAACTCGCGATGGTGCCCAGCAACACGGTGAAACTGGAGGGGCGCGACGCGGAGAAGGTGCTCGCCGTCCTGCACGCGCTCGACGAGCACGACGACGTGCTGAAGGTGAATACGAACGTGGATCTGGAGGAGGCGGAGGGGGCGGACTGGGAAGCCCCCTGAAGGTGCTCGGCGTCGACCCGGGCACGCGGGCGACCGGATACGGCTTCGTCGAAGGGCGCCGTCCGGGAGGGCCCGCGTATCGCCTCATCGAGTGCGGCGTCGTGCGGCCGCGCGGAGAGGATCTCGCCGGGCGCCTCGTGGACATCCACACCGCGGCGCTCGAACTCATCGACCGGCTCGAGCCGACGTGCGTCGCGATCGAAAGCGCCTTTCACGGACGGAACGCGCGCACCGCGCTCGTGCTCGGTCACGCGCGCGGCGTCCTCATGCTCGCGGCCGGGCTGCGGGACCTGCCGGTGCACGAGTACGCGCCGCGAGAAGTCAAGAAGCGCGTCGTGGGGACGGGCGCCGCGAGCAAGGAGCAGGTCGGCTTCATGGTCAAGCACCATCTGCGGCTCGGCGAGCCGCCGCGTCCGGCGGATGCGGCGGACGGCTGCGCCGTCGCGCTCTGCCACCTCCTCGGCGGGCCGATCCGGTGATCCGGCGTCTCCGGGGCGAACTCGTCGGGCGCGAGGAGGGCGTCGTCGAGGTCCTCACGGGCGACGGCGTCGGCTACGAGATCGGCGTGCCGCTCGGGCTCGCCGGACGCCTTCCGCCCGAGGGCTCCGAGGTCGAACTGCACACCGTCCTCGTCGTGCGCGACGACGCCTTCGAGCTGTTCGGGTTCGAGACCGCGGGCGACCGCGAACTCTTCCAGCGGCTCCGCGTCCCGAGCGGCGTGGGCCCCCGGCTCGCGCTCGCGATCCTGGGCGCGCTTCGGCCCGAGCGCGTCGTGCAGGCGATCCGGGCCAAGGACCACCGCACGCTCCAGACCGTGAGCGGCGTCGGCAAGAAGACCGCCGAGCGCATCG of Candidatus Palauibacter soopunensis contains these proteins:
- a CDS encoding YebC/PmpR family DNA-binding transcriptional regulator, whose amino-acid sequence is MAGHSKWSKIKRQKAVTDKAKGKLFSKLGREIAVAAREGGGDPDFNPRLRTAIDNAKSQRMPADNIDRAVRRGTGDLPGASFEEVTHEGYAPGGAALYLECLTDNPRRTLAELRHLLDKRGGNLGQSGSVAWMFERKGQILVPADEWGEDAALDAALEAGAENFESEDGMYVVTTTAPDFHDVLGALRDAGVPVEEAELAMVPSNTVKLEGRDAEKVLAVLHALDEHDDVLKVNTNVDLEEAEGADWEAP
- the ruvC gene encoding crossover junction endodeoxyribonuclease RuvC, with the translated sequence MLGVDPGTRATGYGFVEGRRPGGPAYRLIECGVVRPRGEDLAGRLVDIHTAALELIDRLEPTCVAIESAFHGRNARTALVLGHARGVLMLAAGLRDLPVHEYAPREVKKRVVGTGAASKEQVGFMVKHHLRLGEPPRPADAADGCAVALCHLLGGPIR
- the ruvA gene encoding Holliday junction branch migration protein RuvA, whose translation is MIRRLRGELVGREEGVVEVLTGDGVGYEIGVPLGLAGRLPPEGSEVELHTVLVVRDDAFELFGFETAGDRELFQRLRVPSGVGPRLALAILGALRPERVVQAIRAKDHRTLQTVSGVGKKTAERIVIELTDKLDDLGDMGDDPVAGGGVAAAAVQALRGLGYPRSQSESAVSRALQGLAQAGGDPDVAVEELVRRALQHV